A part of Heliangelus exortis chromosome 3, bHelExo1.hap1, whole genome shotgun sequence genomic DNA contains:
- the NAPB gene encoding beta-soluble NSF attachment protein, with protein MDSAGKEREAVQLMAEAEKRVKGSHSFLRGLFGGNTRVEEACEMYTRAANMFKIAKNWSAAGNAFCQAAKLHMQLQSKHDSATSFVDAGNAYKKADPQEAINCLNAAIDIYTDMGRFTIAAKHHITIAEIYEAELVDIEKAIAHYEQAADYYKGEESNSSANKCLLKVAAYAAQLEQYPKAIEIYEQVGTNTMDNPLLKYSAKEYFFKAALCHFIVDELNAKLALEKYEEMFPAFTDSRECKLLKKLLEAHEEQNSEAYTEAVKEFDSISRLDQWLTTMLLRIKKSIQGEGDGDLK; from the exons ATGGACAGTGCGGGGAAGGAGCGTGAGGCCGTGCAGCTGATGGCGGAGGCGGAGAAGCGGGTGAAGGGCTCGCACTCCTTCCTGCGGGGGCTCTTCGG GGGTAAcaccagggtggaggaagcctGTGAGATGTACACCAGGGCTGCCAACATGTTCAAGATCGCCAAGAACTGGAGCG ctgcagggaatGCCTTCTGCCAGGCAGCCAAGCTCCacatgcagctgcagagcaagcaCGACTCGGCCACCAGCTTCGTGGATGCAGGGAATGCCTACAAGAAAGCAGATCCCCAAG AGGCCATCAACTGCTTAAATGCAGCCATTGATATCTACACTGACATG gGCCGTTTCACCATCGCTGCCAAGCACCACATCACCATTGCTGAGATCTACGAGGCTGAGCTGGTGGACATTGAGAAG GCCATTGCACACTACGAGCAGGCTGCAGACTACTACAAAGGAGAGGAGTCCAACAG CTCAGCCAACAAGTGTCTGCTGAAGGTGGCTGCCTACGCTGCCCAGCTGGAGCAGTACCCCAAGGCCATCGAGATCTACGAGCAG GTGGGGACAAACACCATGGACAACCCTCTGCTCAAGTACAGTGCCAAGGAGTATTTCTTcaaagctgctctgtgccaCTTCATTGTGGATGAGCTGAATGCCAAG CTTGCACTTGAGAAGTATGAAGAGATGTTCCCTGCGTTCACAGACTCACGGGAGTGCAAACTACTGAAA AAACTGCTGGAAGCCCACGAGGAGCAGAACAGTGAGGCATACACCGAGGCA GTGAAGGAGTTTGAT